GACCGGCCTGCTGGCCGGCAACTTTCATCAGTTCGTGGTTCAGCTCATTGGCGTGGCGGCCGCCGGCGCCTACGCCGTGGCGGTGACCATCGGCATCCTCCTGGCGCTCAAGGCGACCATGGGCCTGCGGGTTACCACGGACGAAGAGCGCATGGGGCTCGACCAGACGGAGCACTCCGAGTCGGGCTACAATATCTGAGTCGCGGCGACTTCCCGTTCAGCAAGGCGGCGCCCGCAGTTGGGCGCCGCCTTTTTTGCGACAGAGTATGCTTTATACACAGAATGAGCAGCCGGTTTCCTGGCGTCGACTATTTCCCGGCCACCCGGGCCATGTCGCTTACCCTTTTGCGTCCCTTCTTGCTCCGGAAAAACTTTAAACTTTAAGGCCTTTGTGGTGTATACGGAAAGTTTCAAGGGCTTATAGGCCCGATGGCACTTTTGTTGCATTTGTGTTCATGACTGCCGCAGCCGATTTCGTCCCGAAACACCCGTGCGGATCCTTATAGATGTGGAGGTAGCCGGCCATGTGTCGCATTGGAGCCATCAAAAGTCTGAATTATGTTCATCCGAGTCAGGCCCTGTTGTTGATGCAGTCACAGCAGAAAGGGCACGACAATTCCGGGTTCGCCATGGTCATGCAGGACCTGGGCGGCATTTTCGAGGGATACAAACATCTTCCCACCCTTTCCCTCGCCTGCACCGACGAGGGGTTGAAGCTCGCCGAGGACATGCTGCATGCCGCCGGCTTCCAGCGGGTGCTGCAGTGGGTGCCGGAGACCAATCCCCAGCCCGGTCTCGACATCAACGCCATGCCCAACTACGTCTTCGAGACCTTCGACTATCCCAAGGCTTACAAGCATGCCACGCAGCAGGAGAAGGAAGAACTGCTGCTCAACATGCGGCTGAAGCTGCGGGCAGCTCTTGAGGACGATGACATGGGTTTCGTCTACTCCTTCTGGCCCGATGTGGTGACCCTCAAGGAGATTGGCGACCCGCGCGACATCGGAACCTATTTCAACCTCTGGCAGCCGGACAAAAAGTTCACGGCCAGAGTGATCACCGCCCAGTGCCGGCAGAACACCAACTACGACATCGTCCGCTACGCCGCCCACCCCTTTTTCCTGCAGGGCTATACGGCGCTGGCCAATGGCGAGAACACCTTCTACCAGAAGAACAAGGAATTCCAGCGCAAGCTGCACCACGGCTACATCGGCTTCGAGTCCGACTCCCAGTGCTTCCTCTATACCCTGCACTACGTGCACCGGCAGCTCGGGTGGCCGCTCTCCTACTACAAGCACGTCATCACGCCGCTCCCCTTCGAGACGATCGAGCGGCGCGACGACAAGGAACAGATGCTGGCCATCCGCCAGTCGCTGTCGCACCTGGAAATCAACGGCCCCAATACCATCATCGGCGTCCTGCCCGATGGCACCCTCTTTACCTGCTGCGACGCCAAGAAGCTGCGCCCGATCGTCATCGGCCGCTCCAGTGATACGGTGGTCTTCGCCTCGGAGGTGTGCGGCATCAACGAAGTACTTCCCGACCGCAACTGGGAAACCGACATCTATCCCAATGAACGGGAGATCGTGGTGATCGGCAACCGCCTGGAGG
The window above is part of the Desulfuromonadales bacterium genome. Proteins encoded here:
- a CDS encoding ammonia channel protein; amino-acid sequence: TGLLAGNFHQFVVQLIGVAAAGAYAVAVTIGILLALKATMGLRVTTDEERMGLDQTEHSESGYNI
- a CDS encoding glutamine amidotransferase family protein, with the protein product MCRIGAIKSLNYVHPSQALLLMQSQQKGHDNSGFAMVMQDLGGIFEGYKHLPTLSLACTDEGLKLAEDMLHAAGFQRVLQWVPETNPQPGLDINAMPNYVFETFDYPKAYKHATQQEKEELLLNMRLKLRAALEDDDMGFVYSFWPDVVTLKEIGDPRDIGTYFNLWQPDKKFTARVITAQCRQNTNYDIVRYAAHPFFLQGYTALANGENTFYQKNKEFQRKLHHGYIGFESDSQCFLYTLHYVHRQLGWPLSYYKHVITPLPFETIERRDDKEQMLAIRQSLSHLEINGPNTIIGVLPDGTLFTCCDAKKLRPIVIGRSSDTVVFASEVCGINEVLPDRNWETDIYPNEREIVVIGNRLEVQRWKQ